The Vicinamibacteria bacterium genome window below encodes:
- a CDS encoding aldehyde dehydrogenase family protein, giving the protein AVEQYDNAGQVCLAGTRLLVQEPAYDAFLERFLEKARLLVQGDPRDEKTDIGPQISREHLERIDGFVRRAKDAGAECVLGGGPNEQLGGLYYRPTLFVRVPDGAEVLSREVFGPVLTLQSFRHEDEAIERANDTEYGLAAVVFTGDRERAKRVARGLVCGTVWVNCFFVRDLRAPFGGAKASGIGREGGDWSFDFFCDVKNTVTSPHHWRNP; this is encoded by the coding sequence GCAGTCGAGCAGTACGACAACGCGGGCCAGGTGTGTCTCGCCGGGACGAGGCTTCTCGTCCAGGAGCCGGCGTACGACGCGTTTCTGGAGCGCTTCCTGGAAAAGGCCCGCCTTTTGGTTCAGGGCGACCCGCGTGATGAGAAGACTGATATCGGACCGCAAATTTCCCGCGAGCATCTCGAGCGCATCGATGGGTTCGTGCGTCGCGCCAAGGACGCGGGAGCGGAGTGTGTGCTGGGCGGCGGCCCGAACGAGCAGCTCGGCGGCCTCTATTACCGGCCCACTCTCTTCGTAAGAGTGCCGGATGGAGCCGAGGTCCTGAGTCGTGAGGTTTTCGGTCCCGTCCTCACCTTGCAGTCGTTTCGCCACGAGGACGAAGCAATCGAAAGGGCGAACGACACCGAGTACGGCCTCGCCGCCGTCGTCTTTACCGGCGATCGCGAGCGGGCGAAGCGCGTGGCTCGAGGGCTCGTTTGCGGAACGGTTTGGGTGAACTGCTTCTTCGTACGCGATCTCAGGGCTCCTTTCGGGGGTGCGAAGGCGTCGGGCATCGGGCGCGAGGGTGGCGACTGGAGCTTCGATTTCTTCTGCGACGTCAAGAACACCGTGACGTCACCCCATCACTGGAGAAATCCGTGA